In Montipora capricornis isolate CH-2021 chromosome 4, ASM3666992v2, whole genome shotgun sequence, a single genomic region encodes these proteins:
- the LOC138045762 gene encoding uncharacterized protein: MPHYCCAGECYNSSKQKGLSWHKLPVDRPTLLSVWITKMRRDPRYFNVNEHTKICGEHFVIGDYVNPYSVKKRLKDDAVPSIFAWNKDKNQSKKRRSVTEKLEAIRTEEGEATDTASEGEGDPVTSSSGKDLGLVSRKTQTYEDDMCFSSDDHWRIPCSHKFSVGHLLSKCTTPKKEEKLFTHFTGFNSHAEFMNTLQFLLPNLDRKLLIYWDSEARQTTVIDTETMFDGECDDPDDFNDEEQNYTCLTRPTAHKLPVEDEYLLVLMKLRMGLSVVDLGERFNIAESTVNNIFLTWINYLFVTLGSIKIWPHRDIILQNAPAEFLEKYPNNVVIIDATELKIEVPSALQKHSESYSTYKSHTTLKCLLGVDPKGGIMFVSQLYEGSISDKQIVQRSGFLDILDKKVMVGEIKKGDAIMADKGFDIQNDLKKLGLQLNIPPFLKDKVGFEEDDVIKTQTIARHRIHVERAICKVRRFRIFHSVIPVSMLGCINQIWTVACLLSNFQNPVLA, from the coding sequence ATGCCTCACTATTGTTGCGCCGGAGAATGCTATAATAGCTCTAAGCAAAAGGGTCTCTCGTGGCATAAATTACCAGTAGATCGGCCGACCTTATTGTCTGTCTGGATAACGAAAATGAGACGAGATCCTCGATATTTTAACGTTAACGAGCACACCAAGATATGCGGCGAACACTTTGTAATAGGAGACTACGTGAATCCTTATTCAGTGAAAAAACGACTCAAGGATGATGCAGTTCCTTCGATTTTTGCGTGGAATAAAGATAAAAATCAGTCTAAGAAAAGACGTTCTGTTACCGAAAAGCTGGAGGCAATCAGAACTGAGGAGGGTGAAGCAACAGACACTGCATCCGAGGGAGAAGGCGACCCCGTCACAAGCAGTTCTGGAAAAGACCTTGGTTTAGTTTCACGAAAAACACAAACATATGAAGATGACATGTGCTTTTCGTCAGATGATCATTGGCGAATTCCCTGCTCACATAAATTTTCTGTAGGTCATTTGCTTTCGAAATGCACGACGCCTAAGAAAGAGGAAAAGCTGTTTACTCACTTTACTGGATTTAATTCTCATGCTGAGTTCATGAACACGTTGCAGTTTTTACTACCAAACTTAGATAGAAAACTGTTAATTTACTGGGATAGTGAAGCAAGACAAACTACTGTCATTGATACAgaaacaatgtttgatggtgAATGTGATGACCCAGACGATTTTAACGATGAAGAACAAAATTACACCTGTTTAACACGTCCTACAGCACACAAACTACCCGTTGAGGATGAGTACCTTCTTGTTTTAATGAAACTTCGAATGGGTTTAAGCGTCGTTGATCTGGGAGAAAGGTTCAATATTGCCGAGAGTACAGTTAATAACATATTCCTTACCTGGATAAACTACCTGTTTGTCACACTTGGAAGCATTAAAATTTGGCCACATAGAgatattattttacaaaacgCACCTGCAGAATTCTTGGAGAAGTATCCAAATAACGTTGTCATTATTGATGCAACTGAACTGAAGATTGAAGTCCCAAGTGCACTTCAGAAGCACAGTGAAAGTTATAGTACATACAAGTCTCACACAACATTAAAATGTCTTCTTGGTGTTGATCCCAAAGGTGGGATCATGTTTGTATCTCAACTTTATGAGGGCTCTATTAGTGATAAGCAAATAGTTCAGAGAAGTGGTTTCTTAGATATCCTAGATAAAAAGGTAATGGTtggtgaaataaaaaaaggggaTGCCATCATGGCTGACAAAGGTTTTGATATTCAAAATGATTTAAAGAAACTAGGTTTGCAACTTAATATCCCTCCCTTTTTGAAAGACAAGGTTGGTTTTGAAGAAGATGATGTTATTAAAACCCAAACAATTGCAAGGCACCGCATACATGTGGAGAGAGCTATTTGCAAGGTTAGAAGATTCCGAAtatttcattcagtcattcCAGTTTCTATGTTGGGATGTATAAATCAAATATGGACAGTGGCTTGCCTATTGTCAAATTTCCAAAACCCCGTCCTTGCATGA